The Wolbachia endosymbiont of Ctenocephalides felis wCfeT genomic interval TGATATACGAGATAAGTCAGGAGATACTCCATTACACTGTGCAAGAGGTCGTGAAAGTATTAAGGTGCTTTTAGATGCAAATACTGATCCAAATAGCAAAAATAACGATGGGCAGACTCCATTACATGGTGTTGCTAGCACTGAGAGTGAAACAAGTGCACAGGTATTTCTTGAGAGTGGAAGAACTGATCCTAATGCTCAAGATAATCGAGGTAATACACTTTTACATTACATCGCTTGTGAGTCTAGGCATAGCAGCATAATAGAATTGCTATTACAACATGGAGCCAGTTATAAGCTCATAAATCAATATGGTGATACGCCATTACACCGTGCTAGTCAAAAAAATGATCAGCGCAATATAGAAGCCTTTATTAATGTTTTGGGCGAGAAATTAGATATTAATATTAAGAATAAGGATGGAGCTACACCCTTGTTGATAGCTTCTAAATTTGGATCATCTGCAATTGTAAAGCTTCTTCTCAGTAATAGAGCAAATATTCTCAATGAAGATGAAGGTGGTAATACTGCATTGCACTATGCTGCTCAGCATGAACATACTGATAACGAAGAAACAACTAGATACAGCAAACATGACCCAGAGTACGACAACGAAGTTGAAAATAATGAAAAGATTATAGATATCCTTGTGGGTAAAAGTATTGATTCATGCGGGAATAGAATGGCTTTGTTGCATAGCTAAAGTAAAAAGAACTGGGAGTTACGTATCCATTCAGCCGGGCGGTAAAATAAAGAGTAGACAAGGAATGCTAAAAAGGTAAACTAGAGTGGCTGTGAGGTAATATGGTTGATCTTTTAGAATTTTGCGAAAGTTTAAGCAGACTATAGAAAAGTTAGAAACAAAAATAGAAGAGCTTAAAGCAGAAAATAAAGCGCTAAGGATCGAAAACGCTGAGTTAAAAGAAAGGCTTGGCTTAAGTTCAAAAAATTCATCTATACCAAGCTCCAAAGAATTATATAAGATGAGGGAAAATAAGCCAAAAAGTGACAGGAAAGTAGGAGCACAGGTTGGACATAAAGGCAGTTACCGCCCTAAAATGGAGGCAGATGAGATGGTAAAAATAGAACTGCCCAATACGTGTGAGTGCGGAGGAGAAATTGCGGTATCAAAAGATCCGTATACTCATCAAAAGGTCGATTTGCCGGAAATCAAGCCGTATGTAGTTGAATATCAACTAGAGCATGGACGTTGCAAAAGATGTGGAAAAAGAAAAAGTAGCAAGCTACAAGAAGGAGTAACTGCGGACACATTTGGTCCAAGAGTTAAGTCAGTAATTACAGCATTAAGTGGATTTTACAAGAATTCGAAAAAAGAAGTGGCAAATATTATAAAGGACATTTTCAACCTGGATATCAGCGTCGGTAGTGTATCAAATAGCGAGGCTAGAGTGGCAGAAAAATGCCAAGAAGCATATGAGCAAATTGAGGAAGAGGTAAGCAAGAGCAAAATTTTACATATCGATGAAACTAGCCATTACAACAAAGGTAAACAGGGCTGGTGCTGGATGTTTGCGAGCAAAATAGGAAGTGTGATCAAATTGACAGAGTCAAGAGGGATGAAAGTCCTGGAAAATAGTAAATTTGGAAAGAATAACAACCTAGTAGTGACCGACAGATATGCAGCTTACAACTACTTTTCCAGCAAGAAAAGGCAGGTCTGTTGGGCACATTTAGCAAGAGATTTTGAAAGGTTGTCTCATAGTTGGAATAGCGAAGTGAAAGTTTTGGGGTATTATTTAAGGAATGTTGCTACTGAATTATTTGCATTGAAAAAAGCTCTGTTAAAGGATGAAATAGACACATTAAGGTTCATAAGAAGAGCAAGAAAATTACGCAAGCGAACGAGATATTACTTAAAGAATATATCAAATTTACCCGAGGCAATTGGAGCGTCTCGAGTAGCAAAAAATATCATGAAATCGGATCTGATGATGTGGAAATTTTTGGACGATCCAGAAAATATTCCACTGACAAACAACTATGCTGAGCGACAGATTCGGCATTACGTTGTTTACCGAAAAGTTTCATATTTTACACAATCGAAACGGGGAAATATGTTTCTTGAGAGGATAATTTCATTGTACTTGACTTGGAGGCAAAAGAAGTTAAATCCTTTTCAAAACCTACTGGCTATTGCTTCTTAAGCCATACACCTGAATGGATACTGACTTGGAGGCAAAAGAAGTTAAATCCTTTTCAAAACCTACTGGCTATTGCTTCTTAAGCCATACACCTGAATGGATACATCTGTAATTACTGCACCGCAAACATTACAGTAATGCTTAGTTAAAAAATTGATTTTTTCATGGCATTTACTACATAAATCATAACTTCGCTCGATAATGCATTCACAACTTATGCATACATTTGGAAAGATAACATCTATAGCCTTTTTGAGTAAACTCATAGCTAGCAAGATTTCTTAAGTATATAACTCAGAACTCCGCCATCCATGAAATATTTAACCTCAGTTGCAGTCTGTATACAACATTTAAGCTGAATTACGTTCTTTGAACCATCATCCCTCTTGATAATGCATTCTAAGCTTCCATTTGGCACTATCTCACCTTTTATATTTATTGTCCCACTTCCATTAAACAAGCTTCTAGTAGCCCCATCCTGAAACATAAGCGGAAGAACGCCCATACCAACTAGATTGGATCTGTGTATACGCTCAAAACTTTCAGCAATAATAGCTTTAACCCCAAGCAATAAAGTACCCTTTGCTGCCCAGTCTCTGCTTGATCCTGTACCATATTCTTTGCCTGCAACAACAACAAGAGGAGTATTGTTTTCCTTATAGCGCATTGCTGCATCGAAAATTGACATGATTTCCTGGGAAGGAATGTGCTTTGTATAGCCACCTTCTATACCCACCATTTCATTCCTTATTCTGATATTAGCAAAGGTTCCACGCATCATCACATTATGATTACCACGGCGAGATCCATATGAATTAAAATCCCGTGGTTCAATTTTTAGCTTTTTTAAATACAAACCTGCAGGACTGTTTGAAGCAATATTTCCAGCAGGAGAAATGTGATCAGTGGTTACACTATCACCAAATATTGCTAGTATATGCGCACCATCTATATCAACAGCACTATTTCTACTACTTGACAAGTTATCAAAGTAAGGAGGGTTTTGTATGTAAGTACTCTTTGCATTCCAACTATAGATTTTACTCTTTTTGCACTTTATCTTTTGCCAATGCTCATCACCAGAAAAGACGTCCTTGTATTTTTGTATGAACATTTCGCGTGTTACTACACTTTTGACGCAATCTTCGATTTCATTATTGGTCGGCCATATGTCTTTTAGATAAACATCATTTCCTTTTTTGTCCTTACATATTGGGTCCTTTGTTAGATCAATTCGCGCAGTACCAGCAAGTGCATACACAACAACCAACGGTGGAGATGCTAAATAATTAGCTTTAGCTAAAGGATGAATCCTGCCTTCAAAATTACGATTGCCGGATAAAACTGCAGCAACAGTTAAATTCTTATCCTTAATTTCATCTTCTATTTCCTCATTCAGAGGACCAGAGTTACCAATGCACGTAGTGCAGCCATACCCAACTAAATTAAACCCTAAAGCATTTAGATCTTTCTGTAATCCTGACTTTTCTAAGTATTCTGTTACAACTTTTGATCCTGGCGCAAGAGAAGTTTTAACCCAAGGTTTTGACTTTAAACCAAGTTTCATTGCATTACGCGCAACAAGTCCTGCAGCTATCATTACACTTGGATTTGAAGTGTTGGTGCAGCTTGTAATTGCCGTAATCACTGCGCTACCATCTTGGAGCTTATTACCTTCATCATTATTTGATTCGCTGACTGGAAATGAGGTTGAAAAAGATTCTGCAACTTGTGAAAGCAAAACCTTATCTTGCGGTCTTTTTGGACCAGCCATTACTGGCTCAACACTCGATAGATCAAGTTCTAATTTATCAAAAAATTCCAATTCATCGTTACCACGCCACAATCCCTGTTCTTTAGAATAAACTTCAACCAATTTGATTAGCTCTGCCGGCCTTCCAGTTAAATCCAAATAATCTAGTGTTTTCTGATCAATTGGAAAGAATCCACAAGTTGCACCATACTCAGGGGCCATGTTAGCAACAGTTGCCCTATCTGCTAAAGATAAATAATCCAATCCATCACCATAAAATTCTACAAATTTTCCCACTACACCTTTCGTTCTTAATATATTTGTGACTGTGAGCACTGAATCAGTTGCAGTTACTCCTTCCTGCAGTCTACCAGTTAACTTAAACCCTACCACTTCCGGAATTACCATGCTAATTGGCTGTCCAAGCATCACGGATTCTGCTTCTATGCCACCCACTCCCCAACCAAGAACTGATAAACCATTAATCATCGTAGTATGGCTGTCTGTACCAACTACAGTGTCAGGATATACCACCCCGTCCTTGTTACATACAACTTGTGCTAAATACTCAAGATTCACTTGATGGCAAATACCTGTGCCAGGTGGCACTACCCTAAAGCTTGTAAAGGACGATTCTCCCCATTTTAAAAACTGATATCTCTCCAAATTTCTTTTTACTTCCAGATCTACATTTTCCTCAAATGCAGAAGCGTTTCCATAACTATCAACTTGCACAGAATGGTCAATCACAAGATCAACCGGCACAGATGGATTGATGCTACTTGGATCACCGCCATTCTTTTTGACATAATCACGCATAGAAGCAAGATCAACAACAGCGGGAACTCCTGTAAAATCCTGCATTAATACTCTCGCTGGTTTATAACTAATTTCATGATTGGTGTGTTTCCTTACACAATTTGCTAATATTTTTATATCATCTAGCTTGACGTTTATTTCATCTTCATTGCGCAGCAAATTTTCAAGCAAAACCTTTAGCGAGCAGGGTAATTTAGTTACATCTATTCCTAAGAAATCACCAGCAGCACTAAGGCTAAAATAGTCATATGATTTTCCATTTATATTTAAAGTCGTCTTTGCGTTTAAAGAATTGCTCATCCTAAATTTGACTTAACTGAAAGTTTTGTATAAGCGGTAAAATACAACGAAATGATAAGCAAAGCAAATTCTAGTGTCAAGCTAGCAATTGCAATAAAGACCACTCAGTTATATAATTTTTAAGTAATTTGGAAAAGTGGCTGAGTGGTCTAAAGCACACGCTTGGAAGGCGTGCACACATTGAAAATGTGTCGGGGGTTCGAATCCCCCCTTTTCCGCCACATTTTTTCTAGATCTTTTCTATACTTTCATGGCGATTTTAGCATAACTCAAAACCATCTATACTAGCCCACTTTTTACCTAATACACATACGACATAAAGATTGACAAAAGTTAAAATATTAGATAAAATATTTATACTGGTAACAATATTTTTAATGGAGAAGTGAAATGAATACTGAGATAAATCCTAATGATGATATGGATAGATATTTCAATAGCTGTATTCTAGGTGATGTTTTCATAATACCTCACAGTTGTAACAAGTTGGATATAAAGGCATTAGCAAAATTTTTAAGTAAACACGGTACTAAACATAATATTAAAGAGCTCAACTTGCAGTCTTGCAAACTTGATGACGATGATATTAAAGAATTATTTTCAGTTCCAGCTGATAAACTTCCAAAGATTACTAAACTAATTTTACCTGGCAATAAGATTAGAGGTGAAGGTCTAAAAGTAATAGCTAATAAACTTCCAAATCTTACTAAATTAGATTTAGGAGGAAACGAAATCGGCGATGAAGATTTGGAAGAGGCACTAGATAATGGTAGCCTTTCAAAACTTACTGAACTGGATTTGAGTTTTAACAAAATTACAGCTAAAGGTGTAAAGCCAATAGCTAAACTTTCAAATCTTACTAAATTATATTTAAGTAGAAACGACATCAAAGATGAAGGTGTAGAGGCACTCAGTAGTCTTTCAAAACTTACTGAACTAGCTTTATTTAATACTGGAATTACAGCTAAAGGTGTAAAGCCAATAGCTAAACTTTTAAATCTTACTGTACTGAATTTGAGTTGGAACAGAATTGAAGATGAAGGTGCAGAGGCACTCAGTAGTCTTTCAAAACTTACTGAACTAGATTTATTTCAGACTGGAATTACAGCCAAAGGTGTAAAGCCAATAGCTAAACTTTCAAATCTTGTTAAACTGAATTTGGGAGATAATAAACTCGGAGATGAAGGTGCAGAGGCACTCAGTAGTCTTTCAAAACTTACTGAACTGGCTTTATTTAATACTGGAATTACAGCTAAAGGTGCAGAGGCGCTAGGTAATGGTAATCTTTCAAAACTTGTTAAACTAAGGTTAGGTGGAAACGAAATTGAAGCTAAGGGTATAGAAGCGTTAGCAGTGAAGCTCATAAATCTTATTTTACTGGACTTAGATCCGCTGTGTTCACGCCCGGACAATATTGTATTTAAGTACTTAGAAGCTCTAGCCCAGTTACAGTGCCTCAATCACATAGAAATTAGAGTTGATAGACATTATTCTAATTTTTTAAATGCCTTAGTAAAATCTTACAACGATGGTAAATTTGGTAAGTTAGATGAAAAGACTGTAAAAGGTTTAGTTTTTAAAATGGCTCAGGATAATAATAGTGAGCAGGATATCAAATGTATTCTACAAAACCCTGGTAAGTACCCTTTTTTAATTAATTCAAGAGACACAGGTGGACACTCACTATACCATTTCTATAATGATTCAGATGAAATGCAGAAGTTTCTATTCGAGCATGGTTTGGTGCCGATAAGAGAACTAGAGGTGGAAGAAGGTGCCCGATTGGAAAATTTTGTACGAGACACGCAGTCCATTCATAAAAAAGAAGTAGTTGAAGCAACAAACTTTTTTGTTGAAGAGCTAGCAAAATCCATGGAAGAAAGCGAAGACAGATCAAAGCAATTAACGGAAGACGAAAGGAGAAGCAGATTAGAGCATCTGACAAATGATTATATGGCGTCTGTACAGGCTCTACTCACACAAGATTCAAAGATATTAAAATTGCTCAGCATTTCCAAGATAGATAAAGAAGAGGTTATAGAAATGGTGCTGAAAGCCATTATGCGTAGTACTTATACTGAAGCAGAAGAAGAAAAACAAGAGATTTTTCGAAATGTACTCAGCATTATTGCAGATCACGATATTACTGAAGAAGAAAAGGAAAGCACAATAAAGAATGTGCTAAGCGCAATGATAAATAGGGGTGTCTCTGAAGAAGATAAAGAACGCGCGATAAAACATGCAATAGATATCTTTAGAAACGATGAGAGCTTTATTACTACCATTGTTAATAGAGCTAAAGAAGAGTTAGAAACGAGATATTTAAATGGCGTATATAAGCTTAAATGCACAGATGGTAAAAAAGTTAATATACCTGAGTCTATAAGTTATATTAATTCACATATCAATAAGTTATTTTCATCTATCTCAGCTAACGACAAGAGAGATTTACTTGTTACTCTTGTTGATCAGAATCTAGAACTTGCAAAAGAGAAATTACATGAGATGGTAAAACAGCAAGGTATAGATAAAGAAAGAATAAAGGAAATACCAAATGGGACAGAATTTTGTAAATTTTTAACTGATGATAGTCAACTAGATACACTATTTAAGAAAATTAGTGGCTGGGAATTAAAGGAAGTATGGAAGGAAAATAAAAAATTTATTCTCACAAAGCGAATATATATGGCAGCAACAGCGTATGATGGATTAAGAAGTAGTTGCGATCCAGTTTCTAATATTATCAACAGTGTAGAGGAGATTGATTCAAAGTTAGTGGATAAGTACTACGAAAAAGAAGAAAAAAGTATCATTACTGGAAATAATATTAGAGAATTTGTAAGGGACTTAGCTAAAAAATTAATTCAGTATGCTGAAAATAATCCAGAGTTAAAGTTAGCTTTATGGGATTTCGCGATAGCCATGGTAGACGTGGAAAAGCCAGAAGAGATTACGCTTGAATATCAAAAAATTTTAGCAGAGATTAATAAATTATGTAGTAAAGACAACATCAAGAAACACTTGTCTGAGTACAGTAGAGATATACCAAAGTTAAATGAATATGAGATTATCAGTATCCATTCAGCCGGGCGGTAAAATAAAGAGTAGACAAGGAATGCTAAAAAGGTAAACTAGAGTGGCTGTGAGGTAATATGGTTGATCTTTTAGAATTTTGCGAAAGTTTAAGCAGACTATAGAAAAGTTAGAAACAAAAATAGAAGAGCTTAAAGCAGAAAATAAAGCGCTAAGGATCGAAAACGCTGAGTTAAAAGAAAGGCTTGGCTTAAGTTCAAAAAATTCATCTATACCAAGCTCCAAAGAATTATATAAGATGAGGGAAAATAAGCCAAAAAGTGACAGGAAAGTAGGAGCACAGGTTGGACATAAAGGCAGTTACCGCCCTAAAATGGAGGCAGATGAGATGGTAAAAATAGAACTGCCCAATACGTGTGAGTGCGGAGGAGAAATTGCGGTATCAAAAGATCCGTATACTCATCAAAAGGTCGATTTGCCGGAAATCAAGCCGTATGTAGTTGAATATCAACTAGAGCATGGACGTTGCAAAAGATGTGGAAAAAGAAAAAGTAGCAAGCTACAAGAAGGAGTAACTGCGGACACATTTGGTCCAAGAGTTAAGTCAGTAATTGCAGCATTAAGTGGATTTTACAAGAATTCGAAAAAAGAAGTGGCAAATATTATAAAGGACATTTTCAACCTGGATATCAGCGTCGGTAGTGTATCAAATAGCGAGGCTAGAGTGGCAGAAAAATGCCAAGAAGCATATGAGCAAATTGAGGAAGAGGTAAGCAAGAGCAAAATTTTACATATCGATGAAACTAGCCATTACAACAAAGGTAAACAGGGCTGGTGCTGGATGTTTGCGAGCAAAATAGGAAGTGTGATCAAATTGACAGAGTCAAGAGGGATGAAAGTCCTGGAAAATAGTAAATTTGGAAAGAATAACAACCTAGTAGTGACCAACAGATATGCAGCTTACAACTACTTTTCCAGCAAGAAAAGGCAGGTCTGTTGGGCACATTTAGCAAGAGATTTTGAAAGGTTGTCTCATAGTTGGAATAGCGAAGTGAAAGTTTTGGGGTATTATTTAAGGAATGTTGCTACTGAATTATTTGCATTGAAAAAAGCTCTGTTAAAGGATGAAATAGACACATTAAGGTTCATAAGAAGAGCAAGAAAATTACGCAAGCGAACAAGATATTACTTAAAGAATATATCAAATTTACCCGAGGCAATTGGAGCGTCTCGAGTAGCAAAAAATATCATGAAATCGGATCTGATGATGTGGAAATTTTTGGACGATCCAGAAAATATTCCACTGACAAACAACTATGCTGAGCGACAGATTCGGCATTACGTTGTTTACCGAAAAGTTTCATATTTTACACAATCGAAACGGGGAAATATGTTTCTTGAGAGGATAATTTCATTGTACTTGACTTGGAGGCAAAAGAAGTTAAATCCTTTTCAAAACCTACTGGCTATTGCTTCTTAAGCCATACACCTGAATGGATACTAATTTCATTGTACTTGACTTGGAGGCAAAAGAAGTTAAATCCTTTTCAAAACCTACTGGCTATTGCTTCTTAAGCCATACCCCTGAATGGATACGATATAACTGATGTAAATCACTTGGTATCGCATCAAATATCTATTACACACACAACAGGTGTATGATCAGATGGGTTTTCTAGCTTACGCAATCTATCATCAATGTAGCACGTTTCTAGCTTGTCGATAGCTTGCGGCGATAGTAGCATGTAATCTATTCGCATTCCTTGATTGCTTCTTAATGAATTACCTTGGTAATTCCACCAAGTGAATTGTCGTAAATTTGGATGAGACATTCTGAATGCATCTTTAAACCCAAGATTCAAAATTGCTTTTGATTTCTCACGCTCTTTGATATGAAAACATACTTGGCCATTCAGCAAATTTGCATCAAAAACGTCAATTTCATTAGGTGCGACATTATAATCACCGGCTATGATAATTAATTCTTCATTTTTTAACAAATTACTTATTCTTTCATGAAGATTATCGAAAAATTTTAACTTATACTCAAACATATGAGAGTCAGGACTTTGGCCATTGGGAACATATACACTTATTACTCTAACATTTTCGTTATTATATTTTATTACGCATTCTATGTAGCGTGCTTCTTGATGACCCTCTACAATCTCAATATTGAACTTTTCCAGTATCGGATATTTTGATAGAACACAAACACCATTCCTCGCAACTTGTCCATAAACAGCACATTCGTATCTAAGCTTTTCTATTTCTTCAAATGGGAATTGCTCTTCCGTGCATTTTGTTTCCTGTAATAGCATTATATCTATTTGATCATTAACCATAAAATTACAAAGTTGGTTAACTCTTTTACGTATAGAATTTACGTTCCAAGTTGCAATTTTCAGCATCAATAATCCTTATTGATCATATCAATCAAATTATCTTGGGTAGGCAGTCTTGCTGTTACAATCTTTTTCCACTTAAGCGATTTTAAATTGTCAGCGATATTCTTACTCATGGTGTATGCAGTCATATTACCTATTACACCGGACAATCCGCTTTTTAGAATCAGGGAGCAGAATACCCTTGCTGTCCTTGAAGAAAAAAAAGCAACGCTATCAATTTTTCCATTAAGCAGGAGGTTTTTGCACCTATTTGTAAAACTTTTTTTGATAATTGTCTTGTATAGTATAACTTCTTTTATATCAAAATTTTCTTCGGATAACCTCCTTTTTAGATCACACGATACTTCTTGTCCCCTGATATATAAGAACTTTATTGTGTATGCGTAGTGGGCCTTTATAAATGATATCAACCCATCAACATTGCTGTCTGCTGATATTATATCAGAAAATCCTACCTCTTTTGCTGTTTGCATAGTTGAACTACCGACCGTAATTATTGATAGGTCACCCACCCTGCATATCTGGCTCAAGGCTTTCACACTGTTTTTACTTGTGGATATCACCACATCAAAATCATATCCAGATATGTCTGGCTGCAAATACTTTACGGTAAATAGTGGTTCTATACAAACTTTATACCCATATTTTTTAAGTATATTCCTAGTGTTAAGTGAATCTGATAGAGGCCTTGTTAATAGAATGGACTTCATACAGATCACTTTAATACTGGTAAGATAATACCCTCTATAAATAAATTACTGAATAAAAATTTTTTATGTAGTGTTGCAGTGTGTTGATATATTTAAGAAGCTGTCTGCAAACTTTAGAACGAGTTAATTTATGAACCCGCAACAGTCATTTCATTAATTCTAATTGTTGGTGAATTGAACTGCCCAGAGAAAGTTAAATCATTTGCAACAACGAAATTGTTAAACATATTATTTAAATCGCTAGCAATTGTAATCTCATGTACTGGATACTTTATCTTTCCATTTTCTATAAAAAACCCAGATGCGCCTTGGCTATAGTCACCATTTATTAAATTAATACCAAAACCAAACAAATCGGTTACATATATTCCTTCTTTTATTTCTCGAATTAACTCTTCAAATGATACATTACCGTTTTCAATATAGAAGTTACTAGCCGCAGGAGTAATTGCAGCGTTACTTGCACGAGCTGCATTCCCTGTCGTTTCTAAATTCAATTTCTTTGCTGAGTAAAGATCTAAAATCCAATTTTGCAACACTCCATTTTTCACAAGTATATTTTTCTTGCTTGCTATACCTTCACCGTCAAACGGCCTTGATGCTATGCCTCTTGGCAATAATGGATCATCAACAATATTAATCCTATCGTTAAAAATCTGAGTGTTTAAGCTACCTCTCAAGAAAGAGCTATTGCTTGCAACACTAATACCGTTTATAGCAGAAGCAAAGCTCTTCACTAACTCTTTTGCTGCTCTTTTTTCAAAAACAACCGGAAATTTACCAGTCTTAATTGTACGCGCATTTAATTGCTCTACTGCTCTTTTTGCTGCTTCTTTTCCTATTAACTCTGGTGATTTTAAATCGCTGAAATTGCATGCTACATCATAATCATAGCCTACTTTCATTTCATTTTCTTTTCCGGCAACAACAGAAACTTGGTTTGAAAAAGTCGATTTGCTAAATGAACCCATGAACCCAGAAACAGTTGATAATACAGTGTTAACTAAAGAATGTGAGAAAGAAGCCCCTTCAGAATTAGTGATACTTTTGTGTGCAAGAGCTGCATTTTCTGTAATCTCAGTGATTTCTTTTAGATTATCAATAGTTACAACATTATTATCCAATATATTCAAGTCTGTATAATAAGTATAATTACCACCATATGTAGCAAAGCTAATATAAGAATCTTCTGGTGCATTTTTTGCCATTTCAACCACTAGACTCACCGTATCGTCAAGGTTATTCAAATCATTTGTAGAAATGTATGCAGCCTTACTTTTATTTGCTATGGCTCTGATTCCTATAGTACAATTCTTAGACTGTGATATTTGTTCTATTTTTGATAGGCGACGAGAGACTGAAGTCCTATTAGTTTCATATATAGTGACTTCTGCATCTTGATTATGCTTTTTTATTAACTTAGTAATATCTGCTGCAATATTTAATATATTCATTCCTTATTCCTTGAGTTTTTATAAAGACTCCGCACCACCTATAACTTCAATTAAGTCAGTTGTAATTGCTGCTTGACGAGAACGGTTATAAAGTAGCGCTAATTTATTCAGCATTTCCTTAGTATTCCTATTTGCTGACTCCATTGTAACCATTCTAGCGCTATTTTCGCTTGTTGCACTTTCAAGTAAGGCAGAATAAAGCGCAACTTTAACATAGTTTTCAAGTAAAGATTTTAAAATAAATTCAATATTATCTGGTTCATACTCATATTGACAATCTGTTGCCGAATCAACCAAAGAATTATCAATTAGGGATGAATCTTCACTCCATGGCTTTATTGTTTCCAGAATTGGCTTTTGTGTAAAAGTGTTGTAAAATTTATTATAAAAAACTTTTATCTTGTTATATTCACTTAAGTCTACACTGTCAATAAAATTACTTACGTGCTGCAATGTTATTCCTTTGCTATTTTCAACCTTTAAAATACTTTGCGGGCTAAATCTGCTCTTACCTGTGTCAAAAGCTTTTTTACCAAGAAAT includes:
- a CDS encoding TldD/PmbA family protein; its protein translation is MNILNIAADITKLIKKHNQDAEVTIYETNRTSVSRRLSKIEQISQSKNCTIGIRAIANKSKAAYISTNDLNNLDDTVSLVVEMAKNAPEDSYISFATYGGNYTYYTDLNILDNNVVTIDNLKEITEITENAALAHKSITNSEGASFSHSLVNTVLSTVSGFMGSFSKSTFSNQVSVVAGKENEMKVGYDYDVACNFSDLKSPELIGKEAAKRAVEQLNARTIKTGKFPVVFEKRAAKELVKSFASAINGISVASNSSFLRGSLNTQIFNDRINIVDDPLLPRGIASRPFDGEGIASKKNILVKNGVLQNWILDLYSAKKLNLETTGNAARASNAAITPAASNFYIENGNVSFEELIREIKEGIYVTDLFGFGINLINGDYSQGASGFFIENGKIKYPVHEITIASDLNNMFNNFVVANDLTFSGQFNSPTIRINEMTVAGS
- a CDS encoding double zinc ribbon domain-containing protein, whose translation is MSLLKKAIDVIFPNVCISCECIIERSYDLCSKCHEKINFLTKHYCNVCGAVITDVSIQVYGLRSNSQ
- the acnA gene encoding aconitate hydratase AcnA → MSNSLNAKTTLNINGKSYDYFSLSAAGDFLGIDVTKLPCSLKVLLENLLRNEDEINVKLDDIKILANCVRKHTNHEISYKPARVLMQDFTGVPAVVDLASMRDYVKKNGGDPSSINPSVPVDLVIDHSVQVDSYGNASAFEENVDLEVKRNLERYQFLKWGESSFTSFRVVPPGTGICHQVNLEYLAQVVCNKDGVVYPDTVVGTDSHTTMINGLSVLGWGVGGIEAESVMLGQPISMVIPEVVGFKLTGRLQEGVTATDSVLTVTNILRTKGVVGKFVEFYGDGLDYLSLADRATVANMAPEYGATCGFFPIDQKTLDYLDLTGRPAELIKLVEVYSKEQGLWRGNDELEFFDKLELDLSSVEPVMAGPKRPQDKVLLSQVAESFSTSFPVSESNNDEGNKLQDGSAVITAITSCTNTSNPSVMIAAGLVARNAMKLGLKSKPWVKTSLAPGSKVVTEYLEKSGLQKDLNALGFNLVGYGCTTCIGNSGPLNEEIEDEIKDKNLTVAAVLSGNRNFEGRIHPLAKANYLASPPLVVVYALAGTARIDLTKDPICKDKKGNDVYLKDIWPTNNEIEDCVKSVVTREMFIQKYKDVFSGDEHWQKIKCKKSKIYSWNAKSTYIQNPPYFDNLSSSRNSAVDIDGAHILAIFGDSVTTDHISPAGNIASNSPAGLYLKKLKIEPRDFNSYGSRRGNHNVMMRGTFANIRIRNEMVGIEGGYTKHIPSQEIMSIFDAAMRYKENNTPLVVVAGKEYGTGSSRDWAAKGTLLLGVKAIIAESFERIHRSNLVGMGVLPLMFQDGATRSLFNGSGTINIKGEIVPNGSLECIIKRDDGSKNVIQLKCCIQTATEVKYFMDGGVLSYILKKSC
- a CDS encoding uroporphyrinogen-III synthase codes for the protein MKSILLTRPLSDSLNTRNILKKYGYKVCIEPLFTVKYLQPDISGYDFDVVISTSKNSVKALSQICRVGDLSIITVGSSTMQTAKEVGFSDIISADSNVDGLISFIKAHYAYTIKFLYIRGQEVSCDLKRRLSEENFDIKEVILYKTIIKKSFTNRCKNLLLNGKIDSVAFFSSRTARVFCSLILKSGLSGVIGNMTAYTMSKNIADNLKSLKWKKIVTARLPTQDNLIDMINKDY
- the atpG gene encoding ATP synthase F1 subunit gamma, with the translated sequence MKSLKELSLRIKNIKSVQKTTKIMQMVSAAKLLQSQKKLSNSKLYISKLHKIISLLASSIEQESLTKILSVGSDDSYLIFIIASDRGLCGNFNSSVVKFSQEHINKFITSGKKVDIVFLGKKAFDTGKSRFSPQSILKVENSKGITLQHVSNFIDSVDLSEYNKIKVFYNKFYNTFTQKPILETIKPWSEDSSLIDNSLVDSATDCQYEYEPDNIEFILKSLLENYVKVALYSALLESATSENSARMVTMESANRNTKEMLNKLALLYNRSRQAAITTDLIEVIGGAESL
- the xth gene encoding exodeoxyribonuclease III, translated to MLKIATWNVNSIRKRVNQLCNFMVNDQIDIMLLQETKCTEEQFPFEEIEKLRYECAVYGQVARNGVCVLSKYPILEKFNIEIVEGHQEARYIECVIKYNNENVRVISVYVPNGQSPDSHMFEYKLKFFDNLHERISNLLKNEELIIIAGDYNVAPNEIDVFDANLLNGQVCFHIKEREKSKAILNLGFKDAFRMSHPNLRQFTWWNYQGNSLRSNQGMRIDYMLLSPQAIDKLETCYIDDRLRKLENPSDHTPVVCVIDI